A region from the Acyrthosiphon pisum isolate AL4f chromosome A1, pea_aphid_22Mar2018_4r6ur, whole genome shotgun sequence genome encodes:
- the LOC100167347 gene encoding alpha/beta hydrolase domain-containing protein 17C, giving the protein MNGMTFSELMYLFCCPPLPSRIAAKLAFLPPPITYDFTPVDSGETKYHIKFNDKAEWQYTDSDVQNIEGFYARTSRGNRIACIFVRCCPNARYTILFSHGNAVDLGQMSSFYLGLGMRINCNIFSYDYSGYGISKGKPTERDLYADIDAAWQTLRTTYGISPENIILYGQSIGTVPTVDLASRYEVGAVVLHSPLTSGIKVAFPRSKRKWFFDVFTSIDKVSEVNSPVLVIHGTHDEVIDFSHGVAIYEKCPKAVPPLWVEGAGHNDVELHNVYLERLKQFVTTELLN; this is encoded by the exons ATGAACGGGATGACGTTCAGCGAGTTGATGTACCTGTTCTGCTGCCCACCCCTGCCATCCCGTATCGCCGCCAAGCTGGCGTTCCTTCCGCCACCAATTACTTACGACTTCACGCCGGTCGACAGTGGTGAGACCAAGTACCATATCAAGTTCAACGACAAGGCCGAGTGGCAGTACACTGACAGTGACGTGCAGAACATTGAGGGATTCTACGCTCGCACGTCCCGTGGAAATCGCATAGCGTGCATATTCGTGCGATGTTGTCCCAATGCCCGTTACACCATACTATTCTCACATGGAAACGCAGTCGACTTGGGCCAAATGAGCAGCTTCTACCTGGGACTGGGTATGAGAATCAACTGCAACATATTCAGCTACGACTATTCCGGTTACGGCATAAGCAAGGGTAAGCCGACCGAGAGGGACTTGTATGCGGACATTGACGCTGCTTGGCAAACATTGAGGACCACCTACGGCATCAGCCCCGAGAACATTATACTGTACGGCCAAAGCATTGGTACCGTGCCCACTGTCGACTTAGCGTCTAGATATGAAGTGGGAGCTGTAGTCCTTCATTCGCCTTTGACATCCGGCATAAAAGTAGCGTTTCCTAGGTCCAAAAGGAAATGGTTCTTTGACGTGTTTACCAG tATCGATAAGGTATCAGAAGTTAACTCACCTGTGCTCGTCATACACGGAACACACGACGAAGTAATTGATTTTTCACACGGTGTCgctatttatgaaaaatgtccTAAAGCAGTTCCACCATTATGGGTtgag GGTGCTGGACACAATGATGTAGAATTGCATAATGTTTATTTGGAAAGACTTAAACAATTTGTTACTACTGAACTGCTCAACTga